One region of Miscanthus floridulus cultivar M001 chromosome 19, ASM1932011v1, whole genome shotgun sequence genomic DNA includes:
- the LOC136525504 gene encoding uncharacterized protein produces the protein MGSKAAFSELDGNVIDMGKFGDSLRVAIRGRGTIIFRCQNGEHHVLTNVYYIPQLRSSIVSIGQLDERECEVLIESRILKIQDQERCLLAKVKCSCNRLYLLNLKVEQPVCLAAWHTEEPWLWHARFGHLSFDMLDQLEKMVRGLPQIKHTGEPV, from the coding sequence atgggctccaaggcagccttctccgaaCTCGACGGCAACGTGATCGACATGGGGAAGTTCGGTGACAGCttaagggtggcgatccgagggcgtggcaccatcatcttcaggtgccagaatggtGAACACCATGTGCTGACGAATGTGTACTACATCCCGCAGTTGCGTTCAAGCATCGTCAGCATCGGGCAGCTAGACGAGCGTGAATGCGAGGTACTGATCGAGAGTAGGATCCTGAAGATTCAGGATCAGGAGCGATGTCTTCTTGCCAAGGTAAAATGCTCATGTAATCGATTATACCTGCtcaacttgaaggtggagcagccggtgtgcttggcagcatggcacaccgaggagccgtggctgtggcatgcccggttcggccatctcagctttGACATGCTTGAtcagctagagaagatggtccgagggttGCCCCAAATCAAGCACACAGGCGAGCctgtgtga